The genome window CCAAACACACCTCTTTTTCGACACCGGCGACGGCCGCATCATCACCTTCTTCGTGAGCGACGACCGCGAGTCGAACCCTCAGCCCCAGCGCAGCGGCGTCGGTGGGGTCCATCACCTCTCCTTCGGCGTCGATCCCGACCGTTTCGACGAGGTGATGGCAGCACTCGACGACGACGGCCGCGGCTACAACGTCTTCGACCGCGGGGTCTTCCACTCGCTGTACACCCGCGACAACAACGGCCTCGTGATCGAACTCGCCACCGACAAGTACGAGATCCCCGACGATCGTCGGGGTGAGGTGCTCGCGACCGCCCAGCGTATCCGTGAGGACGAGGGTGCCGATTACGCCGAGGAAGAACATCTCGCGGCCGCGCTCGAAGAACTCGACCTCCCCGCCGAACCCCACGACCTCCCGGACGCGGCGAGCGGCGTCGGTGGCGTCGAGTAACCCGGTCGCTCGTTTTGGCTGACGACCGTCAGTTACAGCGGACGCCCGCTCACTCCGGGTCGCGTCGCTCGTACAGCACGAGCCCGACCATCGACATGACGGTCTCGTCGTCCTGATTCTCGGTCGTCGTCTCGCTCCGAACCAGTCCGAGACGATCGCTCCACGACTCGGTGTCGAGCACCTCCGTCCGCACCGAGAGCGTGTCGCCCGGTCGCACCGGGTTCGGCCAGCGAAGCTCGTCGACCCCGACCGCACCTGTCGCGGCCGACCCCTCGAAGACGTTCGTGACGAGTAGTTCCATCGTCATCGCCGCGGTGTGCCACCCGCTCGCGATCAACCCGCCGAACATGGACTCCCCGGCCGCTGTTGCGTCGGTGTGGAACGGCTGTGGATCGTAGCGCCCGGCGAACTCGACGATCTCCTCGCGGGTCACGTCGCGGCTGCCGAACTCACGTGTCTCGCCGACGGCAACGTCCTCGAAGCACTCGCGCGCCATGTCCCGAACTGTCGGCCGGCGGCTATAGCTGTTCCCCACACCCCCGTTCGACGCCAGAACTCCCATCCGGCGAACGGAGACGGCGCGTGACGGTGCGTGCTCTCGCCGGCAGCATGTCTATCCGTGTGCGGGTCGGTGATGAGCGTATGCCAGGAGACGACCCGTCCACGGACTGGTTCGAAGACGTGACTGCCACCGAGGACGGTCTCGATCCCGACACACTCCCGTCCCGCGAGCGTGCGGCGCTGAAACGCTCCCGAGCGATGGCCACACTTCTCGACGAGGCGATCCCGATCCCCGGGATCGGCTACCGGGTCGGCATCGATCCGATCCTGAGCATCGCTCCGGTCTCGGGCG of Halococcus salifodinae DSM 8989 contains these proteins:
- a CDS encoding VOC family protein is translated as MSDDPSPVTATRPDSPFHTTGTDHVTVWGSNEADTLAFYRDLFGMSLVLRQPNLDDPSQTHLFFDTGDGRIITFFVSDDRESNPQPQRSGVGGVHHLSFGVDPDRFDEVMAALDDDGRGYNVFDRGVFHSLYTRDNNGLVIELATDKYEIPDDRRGEVLATAQRIREDEGADYAEEEHLAAALEELDLPAEPHDLPDAASGVGGVE
- a CDS encoding MaoC family dehydratase codes for the protein MARECFEDVAVGETREFGSRDVTREEIVEFAGRYDPQPFHTDATAAGESMFGGLIASGWHTAAMTMELLVTNVFEGSAATGAVGVDELRWPNPVRPGDTLSVRTEVLDTESWSDRLGLVRSETTTENQDDETVMSMVGLVLYERRDPE